One window of Chryseobacterium sp. JJR-5R genomic DNA carries:
- a CDS encoding NAD-dependent epimerase/dehydratase family protein, producing MKKILITGITGYIGGTVAKKLRDKNYTVTGLIRNETHAKELEADGIETIVGSIHNEAVLQSAISGADAVIHNADSADDAYAADSIVSLMKGSGKTLIFTSGSAIFGGKENGEKNDFVFTEDIALQPRLEIASRVLINQYILQSAAQDIRSIVIVPAMVYGEGLGIKKDSIQLPALTAFSKEKGFGTYFGKGENIWSNVHIEDLADLYVLALEKAKPGSLYYAENGSSNIKNLAERISERYQLQPAQSVTIQEAVNTFGPAGGYFGFASNSLCSSHKARTELDWEPKHHSIEDHI from the coding sequence ATGAAAAAGATATTAATTACCGGGATCACCGGATACATAGGTGGAACCGTCGCAAAGAAATTACGGGATAAAAATTATACGGTAACCGGGCTGATCCGTAATGAAACGCATGCAAAAGAACTTGAAGCGGACGGTATTGAAACTATCGTAGGGAGCATCCATAATGAGGCTGTTTTACAATCAGCAATCTCGGGAGCGGATGCTGTTATCCATAATGCAGATTCCGCAGATGATGCGTATGCTGCAGACAGTATCGTCAGTCTAATGAAAGGAAGCGGAAAGACCCTTATTTTTACTTCCGGATCGGCGATTTTCGGAGGAAAGGAGAACGGGGAGAAAAATGATTTTGTATTTACGGAGGATATTGCGCTGCAGCCCAGGCTCGAAATTGCTTCCAGGGTACTGATCAATCAGTACATCCTTCAGTCTGCCGCACAGGACATACGAAGCATTGTTATTGTTCCTGCCATGGTCTACGGAGAAGGATTGGGAATTAAGAAAGACAGCATCCAGCTTCCCGCTTTAACCGCTTTCTCTAAAGAAAAAGGCTTTGGTACCTATTTCGGGAAAGGGGAAAATATCTGGTCAAACGTTCATATTGAAGATCTTGCCGATTTATACGTCCTTGCCCTGGAAAAAGCAAAACCAGGCTCGCTGTATTATGCGGAAAACGGTTCTTCGAACATCAAGAATCTGGCGGAAAGGATAAGCGAACGATATCAGCTGCAGCCTGCACAGTCAGTAACCATCCAGGAGGCCGTCAATACATTCGGGCCTGCCGGAGGATATTTCGGGTTTGCCTCCAACAGCCTGTGCAGTTCCCATAAAGCCAGAACGGAACTGGACTGGGAACCAAAACACCATTCTATTGAAGATC